In Marivirga salinae, a single window of DNA contains:
- the rpsC gene encoding 30S ribosomal protein S3 codes for MGQKVNPIGFRLGIVRGWESNWYGGKGLSFSDKLIEDQKIREYILARIPKGGISKIVIERTLKRITLTVHTARPGVVIGKGGSEVDKLKEELKKLTAKDVQINIFEIKRPELDAKLIGESIGQQLKARISYRRAMKQAIASAMRVGAQGIKIKVSGRLGGAEMARTEMYKEGRIPLHTLRADIDYETTPAHTIYGTIGVKVWVFKGEVFGKRDLSLNVGAGAPSNKGGGPANNRRSERPKRKRK; via the coding sequence ATGGGACAGAAAGTTAATCCAATAGGTTTTCGTTTAGGTATCGTTCGCGGTTGGGAGTCCAACTGGTACGGGGGAAAGGGTTTGTCTTTTTCTGATAAACTAATAGAAGATCAAAAAATAAGAGAATATATATTAGCTCGTATTCCTAAAGGTGGGATCTCTAAAATTGTTATCGAAAGAACTTTAAAAAGAATCACTTTAACTGTACATACTGCTAGACCAGGAGTTGTAATTGGTAAAGGTGGTAGTGAAGTTGATAAATTGAAAGAGGAGCTTAAAAAATTGACAGCTAAGGATGTTCAAATCAATATTTTTGAAATCAAACGTCCTGAATTAGATGCCAAATTGATTGGTGAATCTATCGGTCAACAATTGAAAGCTAGAATATCTTACAGAAGAGCAATGAAGCAAGCAATTGCTTCAGCTATGAGAGTAGGAGCACAAGGTATAAAGATAAAAGTTTCAGGTCGTTTAGGCGGGGCTGAAATGGCACGTACCGAAATGTATAAAGAAGGTAGAATTCCTTTGCATACATTGAGGGCAGATATCGACTATGAAACAACCCCAGCACATACAATTTATGGAACTATTGGTGTGAAAGTATGGGTTTTCAAAGGAGAGGTTTTCGGCAAGAGAGACTTGTCGCTTAATGTTGGGGCAGGCGCACCTAGTAATAAAGGTGGTGGCCCGGCTAATAATAGAAGAAGTGAACGTCCTAAAAGAAAGCGTAAATAA
- the rplV gene encoding 50S ribosomal protein L22 — MEAIAKLNNVPTSPRKMRMVVDLIRGEKVNRALNILKFESKHGAARVEKLLLSAIANWQQANPELDLEDADLFVKSVQVDGGRVLKRLRPAPQGRAHRIRKRSNHVTLIVDSAASEAVLAETDNAENK; from the coding sequence ATGGAAGCAATAGCTAAATTAAATAACGTACCTACTTCTCCTCGTAAAATGAGGATGGTAGTGGATCTTATCAGAGGTGAAAAGGTTAATCGTGCTTTGAATATTCTAAAATTTGAATCTAAGCATGGAGCAGCTAGAGTTGAAAAATTATTGCTTTCTGCAATTGCCAACTGGCAACAAGCCAATCCAGAACTTGATCTTGAAGATGCTGATTTATTTGTAAAATCTGTTCAAGTAGACGGTGGTAGGGTTTTGAAAAGACTTAGACCTGCTCCTCAGGGTAGAGCTCATAGAATTAGAAAGAGATCAAACCATGTAACTTTGATTGTTGACAGTGCTGCGAGTGAAGCGGTATTGGCTGAAACTGATAACGCTGAAAATAAATAA
- the rplB gene encoding 50S ribosomal protein L2, translating to MAVKKLRPVTAGQRYRLAPVYTELSKVAPEKSLLAPSKKSGGRNNSGRMTMRYLGGGHKQSLRIVDFKRNKLNIPAKVATLEYDPGRTAFIALLHYADGEKRYILAPNGLKVGDTIVSGKGIAPEVGNALPLSDIPLGTIIHNIEIKPGAGGAMSRSAGSYAQLLARDGKYATLKLPSGEMRLILATCMATVGTVSNGDHMIVKLGKAGRKRWLGRRPRTRAVVMNPVDHPMGGGEGKSSGGHPRSRKGLLAKGLKTRTPKKYSNKLIIGKKK from the coding sequence ATGGCAGTTAAAAAATTAAGACCAGTTACAGCTGGACAAAGATATAGGTTAGCACCGGTTTATACCGAGTTAAGTAAAGTGGCTCCTGAGAAGTCATTACTTGCTCCAAGTAAAAAATCAGGTGGAAGAAACAATTCAGGACGTATGACAATGCGCTACTTAGGTGGTGGTCATAAACAAAGTTTAAGAATTGTTGATTTTAAAAGGAATAAGTTAAACATTCCTGCTAAAGTAGCTACCTTAGAGTATGATCCGGGAAGAACAGCATTTATTGCTTTATTGCACTATGCTGATGGAGAAAAGAGATATATCTTAGCTCCAAACGGATTGAAAGTAGGTGATACTATTGTATCAGGTAAAGGCATTGCTCCTGAAGTAGGAAATGCACTACCGTTATCTGATATTCCTTTAGGTACTATCATTCATAATATTGAAATCAAGCCTGGTGCAGGTGGTGCTATGTCAAGAAGTGCTGGTTCATATGCACAGTTATTGGCAAGAGACGGTAAATATGCAACCTTAAAATTGCCTTCTGGTGAAATGAGGTTGATATTAGCTACATGCATGGCAACTGTAGGAACTGTTTCTAATGGTGATCACATGATTGTGAAGTTAGGTAAAGCAGGTCGTAAACGTTGGTTAGGTCGCAGACCTAGAACAAGAGCGGTTGTTATGAACCCAGTTGATCACCCAATGGGTGGTGGTGAAGGTAAATCTTCAGGAGGTCACCCAAGATCAAGAAAAGGTTTATTGGCGAAAGGTTTGAAAACCAGAACGCCTAAAAAATATTCCAATAAATTAATTATCGGTAAAAAGAAATAA
- the rpsS gene encoding 30S ribosomal protein S19, whose product MARSLKKGPYIDFRLEKKVDNMNDSGKKSVIKTWSRRSMISPDFVGHTFAVHNGNKFIPVYVTENMVGHKLGEFSPTRNFRGHINKKDKGRR is encoded by the coding sequence ATGGCTAGATCGTTAAAAAAAGGACCTTATATCGACTTTCGTCTTGAAAAGAAAGTTGATAATATGAATGACTCCGGAAAGAAGTCGGTTATCAAAACTTGGTCAAGAAGATCTATGATTTCTCCTGATTTTGTTGGTCATACTTTTGCAGTTCACAATGGGAATAAATTTATTCCTGTTTATGTAACTGAAAACATGGTAGGACATAAGCTAGGTGAGTTTTCTCCTACTAGAAATTTCAGGGGTCATATTAACAAAAAAGATAAAGGTAGGAGATAA
- the rplW gene encoding 50S ribosomal protein L23 — protein sequence MSVLIKPLVTEKVSALNENGKYGFVVNINANKIQIKAEVEKTYGVNVESINTMKYLGKQKSRYTKSRILTGRKPSFKKAIVTVAEGEVIDFYSEI from the coding sequence ATGAGCGTTTTAATAAAACCACTTGTTACGGAAAAAGTCTCAGCCCTCAACGAAAATGGTAAATATGGATTTGTTGTCAATATCAATGCAAACAAAATCCAAATTAAAGCTGAGGTTGAAAAAACTTACGGTGTAAATGTAGAGAGCATAAATACTATGAAGTATTTAGGTAAACAAAAATCTCGTTACACTAAGTCTAGGATTCTTACTGGTAGAAAGCCTAGTTTCAAAAAAGCAATTGTAACTGTAGCAGAAGGAGAGGTAATCGATTTCTACAGCGAAATTTAA